In Granulicella arctica, one genomic interval encodes:
- a CDS encoding DUF2130 domain-containing protein, with translation MPLQTDQSLVCPKCGEPIKLTESLAAPLVAATRAQYEQQLADQAKTFQTERQLVTKQQEANDLRAAELDAAARKQEQAVAHAVQDGIAKQLAGERTKIAEQESARARQQVEDELRTEREAAAFQKERIQDLDRKLTLARAAETGLLKKQQLLEDKERELERDLQKGIALARAEERAKALSEVQSDLDLKVRDRDNKISELLTQIDSLKRKAEQSSQQSQGESLELALEHQLRAQFPFDLIEPVAKGEFGGDVLQHVRDQAGQLCGKILWESKRTKAWSDSWLAKLKGDQRAAHADLAVIVSQTMPKDVTRFDHMEGIWVSSLGCIQPVANALRVSVIELAGARRSNDGQETKAQQIYAYLTGPRFKHRIECIAEKFTELRSDLDKERKWMNKQWAKRDSKLLAVLEATSGMDGDLQGIAGCLRRAARGRRYVHHSNITATTAVDTVGARVRDRLTPKEMQIVALIVQGRKNKDIAFQLNTKEQVVKNYLRGIYDKTGVSDRLELALFTLHHRILADAAAKAGNLIQKKRPSKTSG, from the coding sequence TTGCCGCTCCAAACCGATCAATCCCTTGTTTGTCCGAAGTGCGGCGAACCCATCAAGCTCACCGAATCACTGGCTGCGCCTCTGGTCGCAGCAACGCGAGCACAATACGAACAGCAGCTTGCCGATCAGGCCAAGACCTTTCAAACAGAGAGGCAGCTGGTTACGAAGCAGCAGGAAGCGAACGATCTCCGTGCTGCTGAATTGGACGCAGCGGCCAGGAAACAAGAGCAGGCGGTCGCACACGCTGTACAGGATGGAATCGCAAAACAACTCGCCGGGGAGCGAACGAAGATCGCCGAGCAGGAGTCCGCCCGAGCACGCCAACAGGTCGAAGACGAACTCAGGACGGAACGGGAGGCTGCCGCTTTTCAGAAGGAACGGATCCAGGATCTGGATCGCAAGCTGACCCTGGCACGGGCAGCCGAGACCGGACTTCTCAAGAAACAACAGCTGCTCGAAGACAAGGAGCGCGAACTCGAGCGTGATTTGCAGAAAGGGATCGCGCTGGCACGAGCTGAGGAACGCGCGAAGGCGCTGTCTGAGGTCCAATCCGACCTCGACCTGAAAGTACGGGACCGAGACAACAAGATCTCGGAACTGCTGACTCAAATCGATAGCCTAAAACGCAAGGCAGAGCAAAGTTCACAGCAGTCCCAGGGTGAGTCCCTGGAGCTTGCGCTCGAACATCAGCTGCGCGCTCAGTTCCCTTTTGACCTGATCGAGCCTGTCGCCAAGGGTGAGTTTGGAGGCGATGTGCTTCAGCACGTTCGCGACCAGGCCGGCCAGCTCTGCGGCAAGATTCTTTGGGAATCGAAGCGGACCAAGGCCTGGTCGGATTCCTGGCTCGCCAAGCTCAAAGGAGATCAGCGAGCAGCGCATGCTGATCTTGCGGTCATCGTGTCGCAGACCATGCCCAAGGATGTTACGCGCTTCGACCACATGGAAGGGATCTGGGTGTCGAGCTTGGGTTGCATCCAACCCGTCGCTAATGCCCTGCGCGTGAGCGTCATCGAACTCGCTGGAGCCCGCCGGTCGAATGATGGACAGGAGACCAAGGCGCAGCAGATCTACGCCTACCTGACCGGGCCACGGTTTAAACACCGCATCGAGTGCATCGCTGAGAAGTTCACGGAACTACGCAGTGATCTCGACAAGGAACGGAAGTGGATGAACAAGCAATGGGCGAAACGCGACAGTAAACTCCTGGCGGTACTCGAAGCCACGTCCGGCATGGATGGCGATCTGCAGGGCATCGCGGGATGTCTTCGCCGCGCGGCCCGCGGACGGCGTTACGTCCATCACTCCAATATCACCGCCACGACCGCTGTTGATACCGTCGGGGCCCGCGTCCGCGACCGCCTTACGCCCAAAGAGATGCAGATCGTTGCCCTCATCGTGCAGGGTCGCAAGAACAAGGACATCGCCTTCCAACTCAACACCAAGGAGCAGGTTGTCAAGAACTACCTGCGCGGCATCTACGACAAAACTGGCGTCTCCGATCGTCTGGAGTTGGCTCTTTTCACGCTTCACCATCGCATCCTGGCCGATGCCGCGGCCAAGGCGGGCAACCTCATCCAGAAGAAACGGCCTAGCAAAACAAGTGGATAG